A genomic window from Brassica oleracea var. oleracea cultivar TO1000 chromosome C8, BOL, whole genome shotgun sequence includes:
- the LOC106308362 gene encoding midasin-like, producing the protein MDEEDNSWEEEQSMLDEESSYGDDQWSNDGSNTDFEEDPYEGDPEPVPPDPYHIDNHSTDCSRREAEWSNDGSNTDFEEDPYEGDPEPVPPDPYHIDNHSTDCSRREAVLEESYGSGSWQEEAGVENCLENKEEWEHESDEETQLQLDVKEDSWEAQTHPDSDQEIEESSWAGVPFSGPEERQALSMKPYRDFGSWYEETDSQISEDEARHPSHEAEIHGYDLGVPEKEESISEAGRNVKESQLALAEEEELVSEAGRNVTELEASSINLSGYNKEAAAYQQWEDNLKTWYYSYQLSDEEADDESIDTWEDFRL; encoded by the coding sequence ATGGATGAGGAAGATAACTCTTGGGAAGAAGAGCAATCCATGCTTGACGAAGAAAGTAGTTATGGAGATGATCAATGGTCCAACGATGGCTCCAACACTGATTTTGAAGAGGATCCTTATGAAGGAGATCCTGAGCCAGTACCACCAGACCCTTACCACATTGATAACCACTCCACTGATTGTTCTAGAAGAGAAGCTGAATGGTCCAACGATGGCTCCAACACTGATTTTGAAGAGGATCCTTATGAAGGAGATCCTGAGCCAGTACCACCAGACCCTTACCACATTGATAACCACTCCACTGATTGTTCTAGAAGAGAAGCTGTCCTAGAAGAAAGCTATGGAAGTGGTTCATGGCAGGAAGAGGCTGGAGTTGAAAACTGCCTAGAAAACAAAGAAGAGTGGGAGCATGAATCTGATGAAGAAACTCAGCTCCAACTGGACGTTAAAGAGGACTCATGGGAGGCTCAAACCCATCCTGATTCTGATCAAGAAATAGAAGAGAGTTCTTGGGCTGGAGTACCATTCTCTGGTCCGGAGGAGAGACAAGCATTGTCTATGAAGCCTTACCGAGATTTTGGGTCATGGTATGAGGAAACTGATTCTCAAATCAGTGAAGATGAAGCAAGGCATCCCAGCCATGAGGCTGAGATCCATGGATATGATCTAGGTGTGCCTGAAAAGGAGGAATCCATAAGTGAGGCCGGAAGAAATGTTAAAGAATCCCAACTTGCCTTGGCTGAAGAGGAAGAACTTGTAAGTGAAGCCGGAAGAAATGTTACTGAGCTTGAAGCATCCTCCATCAACCTTTCTGGTTATAACAAAGAAGCTGCTGCTTATCAACAATGGGAGGACAACTTGAAAACCTGGTACTACAGTTACCAACTATCAGATGAGGAGGCTGATGACGAATCTATTGATACTTGGGAAGATTTCAGATTATAA
- the LOC106309638 gene encoding PRA1 family protein D: MANQVISGIKETVQSINGAARPWGDFLDLSAFSFPSSFSDATTRLTQNLAHFRINYTIILSVLLALTLITRPIAILAFVAVGLAWFFLYFAREEALTVFGFTVDDGVVAVLLIVLTIAALVTTGVWLSALTTVGFGALVLILHAALRGTEDLVTDDLESPYGPMLSTAGGDNGDYSGI; this comes from the coding sequence ATGGCGAATCAAGTGATCTCCGGAATCAAGGAAACGGTTCAATCGATCAACGGCGCGGCTCGTCCATGGGGCGATTTCCTCGATCTCTCCGCTTTCAGCTTCCCGTCCTCCTTCTCCGACGCCACAACTCGCCTCACTCAGAACCTTGCTCATTTCCGCATCAACTACACCATCATCCTCTCCGTCCTCCTCGCTCTAACCTTGATCACACGCCCGATCGCCATCCTCGCTTTCGTAGCCGTCGGCTTAGCTTGGTTCTTCCTCTATTTCGCTCGCGAGGAGGCGCTCACCGTCTTCGGGTTCACCGTCGACGATGGCGTCGTGGCGGTGCTTCTCATCGTTCTAACGATCGCAGCGCTAGTTACCACTGGAGTTTGGCTCAGTGCTCTCACCACCGTTGGATTCGGAGCTCTGGTTTTGATCTTACACGCGGCGCTGAGAGGAACGGAGGATCTTGTGACGGATGATCTGGAATCGCCTTACGGACCAATGCTCTCTACCGCCGGCGGAGATAACGGTGATTACAGTGGGATTTGA
- the LOC106307947 gene encoding 40S ribosomal protein S15-1 yields MADVEPEVAAAGVPKKRTFKKFAFKGVDLDALLDMSTDDLVKLFPSRIRRRFSRGLTRKPMALIKKLRKAKREAPQGEKPEPVRTHLRNMIIVPEMIGSIIGVYNGKTFNQVEIKPEMIGHYLAEFSISYKPVKHGRPGVGATHSSRFIPLK; encoded by the exons ATG GCGGATGTGGAACCAGAGGTTGCTGCGGCTGGAGTCCCGAAGAAGAGGACATTCAAGAAGTTTGCCTTCAAAGGAGTCGATCTCGATGCTCTTCTCGATATGTCTACTGATGACCTTGTCAAGCTCTTCCCTTCTCGTATTCGCAGAAG GTTCTCTAGAGGCTTGACCAGGAAGCCAATGGCTCTCATTAAGAAGCTGCGTAAGGCG AAAAGGGAGGCACCACAAGGTGAGAAGCCAGAGCCGGTGAGAACCCACCTGAGGAACATGATCATTGTCCCAGAGATGATCGGAAGCATCATTGGAGTGTACAATGGAAAGACCTTTAACCAGGTCGAGATCAAGCCCGAGATGATTGGTCACTACTTGGCTGAGTTCTCCATCTCATACAAGCCGGTTAAGCACGGTAGGCCTGGTGTTGGTGCTACCCACTCCTCCCGTTTCATTCCCCTCAAGTGA